A region from the Etheostoma spectabile isolate EspeVRDwgs_2016 chromosome 9, UIUC_Espe_1.0, whole genome shotgun sequence genome encodes:
- the nfic gene encoding nuclear factor 1 C-type isoform X3 produces MMLSPLSLSQDEFHPFIEALLPQVRAFAYTWFNLQARKRKYFKKHEKRMTKEEERAVKDELLGEKAEVKQKWASRLLAKLRKDIRPECREDFVLSITGKKAACCVLSNPDQKGKMRRIDCLRQADKVWRLDLVMVILFKGIPLESTDGERLVKGGQCSNPVLCVQPRHISVSVKELDLYLAYYVQEREAEQSSSPSRTGVGSDQEDSRTATMDGPEFQESFVTSGVFSVTELVHVSRTPVVTGVGPSFSMGELQGHLAYDLNQSANQPVSLRRSLASTSSSGSKRHKSGSMEEEADSPGGEYYHSPSSPASSSRNWTDDMEGGLSPPVKKVELDSPSPQEDSPRLGSFTQHHRPVIAVHSGLSRSPHPSSSIHFPPSSYFPHGAIRYPPHLAQDPLKDLVSLACDPANQSPSSLNGSNQVKVPSHYISSQMLAPPPSPLSRPPESKATPTSSDGGANSPTSPILVSGQLSDLWRKADCHGSTVLEDRKQCGPDIARGKIYSSL; encoded by the exons GATGAGTTCCATCCGTTCATTGAGGCGCTGCTGCCCCAGGTCCGTGCCTTTGCCTACACATGGTTTAACCTCCAGGCCAGGAAGAGGAAGTACTtcaaaaaacatgagaaaaggatgaccaaagaagaagagagagccGTCAAAGACGAGCTGTTGGGGGAGAAGGCCGAG GTGAAGCAGAAGTGGGCCAGCCGCCTTCTGGCCAAGCTCAGAAAGGACATCAGACCTGAATGCAGAGAAGACTTTGTCCTGTCCATCACTGGGAAGAAAGCTGCGTGCTGTGTCCTGTCAAACCCGGACCAGAAAGGCAAAATGAGACGCATAGACTGTCTCCGACAAGCTGACAAG GTGTGGAGGTTGGATCTGGTGATGGTCATCCTGTTCAAAGGAATCCCGTTGGAGAGCACCGACGGCGAGCGGCTGGTGAAGGGAGGCCAGTGCTCCAACCCAGTGCTCTGTGTCCAGCCGCGACACATCTCTGTCTCCGTCAAAGAGCTCGACCTCTACCTCGCTTACTACGTACAGGAGAgag aggcagagcagagcagcagtCCCAGTCGTACAGGAGTGGGTTCGGATCAGGAGGACAGTCGCACCGCCACCATGG ATGGTCCAGAGTTCCAGGAGAGTTTTGTGACTTCAGGAGTTTTCAGTGTCACTGAGCTGGTCCATGTCTCAAGAA ctcCAGTTGTCACAGGAGTAGGACCCAGTTTCTCCATGGGGGAGCTCCAGGGTcatctggcctatgacctcaaCCAGTCTGCCAACCAGCCAGTCAGCCTGAGACGATCACTGGCCAGCACCTCATCCAGCGg GAGTAAGCGTCATAAGTCTGGTTCTATGGAGGAGGAGGCAGACAGTCCAGGAGGGGAGTATTACCACTCACCATCCTCTCCTGCCAGCAGCTCCAGGAACTGGACTGATGACATGGAAGGAG gTCTGTCTCCTCCAGTGAAGAAGGTAGAGCTGGACAGTCCCTCTCCCCAGGAAGACTCACCAAGACTGGGCTCCTTCACTCAGCACCACCGGCCAGTCATAGCTGTTCACAGTG gTCTGTCTCGGAGTCCCCACCCTTCCTCATCTATTCATTTCCCGCCCTCGTCCTACTTCCCCCACGGAGCAATCCGCTACCCTCCTCACCTGGCCCAGGACCCCCTGAAAGATCTGGTCTCATTGGCCTGTGACCCTGCCAATCAAAGCCCCAGCTCG CTGAATGGCAGCAACCAGGTCAAAGTGCCCAGTCACTACATCTCCTCTCAGATGTTGGCCCCTCCCCCGTCCCCCCTCTCCAGGCCTCCAGAGTCAAAGGCCACGCCCACCTCCTCTGATGGGGGAGCAAACTCACCCACATCACCCA TCTTGGTATCTGGGCAACTGAGCGACCTGTGGAGGAAGGCTGACTGTCATGGCAGTACTGTGCTGGAGGACAGGAAGCAGTGTGGTCCAGACATTGCCAGAGGGAAAATCTATTCATCTTTGTAG
- the nfic gene encoding nuclear factor 1 C-type isoform X1 has product MITTDGVRWAGVDISFNFPRWRLRFEMDEFHPFIEALLPQVRAFAYTWFNLQARKRKYFKKHEKRMTKEEERAVKDELLGEKAEVKQKWASRLLAKLRKDIRPECREDFVLSITGKKAACCVLSNPDQKGKMRRIDCLRQADKVWRLDLVMVILFKGIPLESTDGERLVKGGQCSNPVLCVQPRHISVSVKELDLYLAYYVQEREAEQSSSPSRTGVGSDQEDSRTATMDGPEFQESFVTSGVFSVTELVHVSRTPVVTGVGPSFSMGELQGHLAYDLNQSANQPVSLRRSLASTSSSGSKRHKSGSMEEEADSPGGEYYHSPSSPASSSRNWTDDMEGGLSPPVKKVELDSPSPQEDSPRLGSFTQHHRPVIAVHSGLSRSPHPSSSIHFPPSSYFPHGAIRYPPHLAQDPLKDLVSLACDPANQSPSSLNGSNQVKVPSHYISSQMLAPPPSPLSRPPESKATPTSSDGGANSPTSPILVSGQLSDLWRKADCHGSTVLEDRKQCGPDIARGKIYSSL; this is encoded by the exons GATGAGTTCCATCCGTTCATTGAGGCGCTGCTGCCCCAGGTCCGTGCCTTTGCCTACACATGGTTTAACCTCCAGGCCAGGAAGAGGAAGTACTtcaaaaaacatgagaaaaggatgaccaaagaagaagagagagccGTCAAAGACGAGCTGTTGGGGGAGAAGGCCGAG GTGAAGCAGAAGTGGGCCAGCCGCCTTCTGGCCAAGCTCAGAAAGGACATCAGACCTGAATGCAGAGAAGACTTTGTCCTGTCCATCACTGGGAAGAAAGCTGCGTGCTGTGTCCTGTCAAACCCGGACCAGAAAGGCAAAATGAGACGCATAGACTGTCTCCGACAAGCTGACAAG GTGTGGAGGTTGGATCTGGTGATGGTCATCCTGTTCAAAGGAATCCCGTTGGAGAGCACCGACGGCGAGCGGCTGGTGAAGGGAGGCCAGTGCTCCAACCCAGTGCTCTGTGTCCAGCCGCGACACATCTCTGTCTCCGTCAAAGAGCTCGACCTCTACCTCGCTTACTACGTACAGGAGAgag aggcagagcagagcagcagtCCCAGTCGTACAGGAGTGGGTTCGGATCAGGAGGACAGTCGCACCGCCACCATGG ATGGTCCAGAGTTCCAGGAGAGTTTTGTGACTTCAGGAGTTTTCAGTGTCACTGAGCTGGTCCATGTCTCAAGAA ctcCAGTTGTCACAGGAGTAGGACCCAGTTTCTCCATGGGGGAGCTCCAGGGTcatctggcctatgacctcaaCCAGTCTGCCAACCAGCCAGTCAGCCTGAGACGATCACTGGCCAGCACCTCATCCAGCGg GAGTAAGCGTCATAAGTCTGGTTCTATGGAGGAGGAGGCAGACAGTCCAGGAGGGGAGTATTACCACTCACCATCCTCTCCTGCCAGCAGCTCCAGGAACTGGACTGATGACATGGAAGGAG gTCTGTCTCCTCCAGTGAAGAAGGTAGAGCTGGACAGTCCCTCTCCCCAGGAAGACTCACCAAGACTGGGCTCCTTCACTCAGCACCACCGGCCAGTCATAGCTGTTCACAGTG gTCTGTCTCGGAGTCCCCACCCTTCCTCATCTATTCATTTCCCGCCCTCGTCCTACTTCCCCCACGGAGCAATCCGCTACCCTCCTCACCTGGCCCAGGACCCCCTGAAAGATCTGGTCTCATTGGCCTGTGACCCTGCCAATCAAAGCCCCAGCTCG CTGAATGGCAGCAACCAGGTCAAAGTGCCCAGTCACTACATCTCCTCTCAGATGTTGGCCCCTCCCCCGTCCCCCCTCTCCAGGCCTCCAGAGTCAAAGGCCACGCCCACCTCCTCTGATGGGGGAGCAAACTCACCCACATCACCCA TCTTGGTATCTGGGCAACTGAGCGACCTGTGGAGGAAGGCTGACTGTCATGGCAGTACTGTGCTGGAGGACAGGAAGCAGTGTGGTCCAGACATTGCCAGAGGGAAAATCTATTCATCTTTGTAG
- the nfic gene encoding nuclear factor 1 C-type isoform X4 codes for MMLSPLSLSQDEFHPFIEALLPQVRAFAYTWFNLQARKRKYFKKHEKRMTKEEERAVKDELLGEKAEVKQKWASRLLAKLRKDIRPECREDFVLSITGKKAACCVLSNPDQKGKMRRIDCLRQADKVWRLDLVMVILFKGIPLESTDGERLVKGGQCSNPVLCVQPRHISVSVKELDLYLAYYVQEREAEQSSSPSRTGVGSDQEDSRTATMDGPEFQESFVTSGVFSVTELVHVSRTPVVTGVGPSFSMGELQGHLAYDLNQSANQPVSLRRSLASTSSSGSKRHKSGSMEEEADSPGGEYYHSPSSPASSSRNWTDDMEGGLSPPVKKVELDSPSPQEDSPRLGSFTQHHRPVIAVHSGLSRSPHPSSSIHFPPSSYFPHGAIRYPPHLAQDPLKDLVSLACDPANQSPSSLNGSNQVKVPSHYISSQMLAPPPSPLSRPPESKATPTSSDGGANSPTSPTYSAPGTPPANRTSFVGVTPRDPGGLYQAQSWYLGN; via the exons GATGAGTTCCATCCGTTCATTGAGGCGCTGCTGCCCCAGGTCCGTGCCTTTGCCTACACATGGTTTAACCTCCAGGCCAGGAAGAGGAAGTACTtcaaaaaacatgagaaaaggatgaccaaagaagaagagagagccGTCAAAGACGAGCTGTTGGGGGAGAAGGCCGAG GTGAAGCAGAAGTGGGCCAGCCGCCTTCTGGCCAAGCTCAGAAAGGACATCAGACCTGAATGCAGAGAAGACTTTGTCCTGTCCATCACTGGGAAGAAAGCTGCGTGCTGTGTCCTGTCAAACCCGGACCAGAAAGGCAAAATGAGACGCATAGACTGTCTCCGACAAGCTGACAAG GTGTGGAGGTTGGATCTGGTGATGGTCATCCTGTTCAAAGGAATCCCGTTGGAGAGCACCGACGGCGAGCGGCTGGTGAAGGGAGGCCAGTGCTCCAACCCAGTGCTCTGTGTCCAGCCGCGACACATCTCTGTCTCCGTCAAAGAGCTCGACCTCTACCTCGCTTACTACGTACAGGAGAgag aggcagagcagagcagcagtCCCAGTCGTACAGGAGTGGGTTCGGATCAGGAGGACAGTCGCACCGCCACCATGG ATGGTCCAGAGTTCCAGGAGAGTTTTGTGACTTCAGGAGTTTTCAGTGTCACTGAGCTGGTCCATGTCTCAAGAA ctcCAGTTGTCACAGGAGTAGGACCCAGTTTCTCCATGGGGGAGCTCCAGGGTcatctggcctatgacctcaaCCAGTCTGCCAACCAGCCAGTCAGCCTGAGACGATCACTGGCCAGCACCTCATCCAGCGg GAGTAAGCGTCATAAGTCTGGTTCTATGGAGGAGGAGGCAGACAGTCCAGGAGGGGAGTATTACCACTCACCATCCTCTCCTGCCAGCAGCTCCAGGAACTGGACTGATGACATGGAAGGAG gTCTGTCTCCTCCAGTGAAGAAGGTAGAGCTGGACAGTCCCTCTCCCCAGGAAGACTCACCAAGACTGGGCTCCTTCACTCAGCACCACCGGCCAGTCATAGCTGTTCACAGTG gTCTGTCTCGGAGTCCCCACCCTTCCTCATCTATTCATTTCCCGCCCTCGTCCTACTTCCCCCACGGAGCAATCCGCTACCCTCCTCACCTGGCCCAGGACCCCCTGAAAGATCTGGTCTCATTGGCCTGTGACCCTGCCAATCAAAGCCCCAGCTCG CTGAATGGCAGCAACCAGGTCAAAGTGCCCAGTCACTACATCTCCTCTCAGATGTTGGCCCCTCCCCCGTCCCCCCTCTCCAGGCCTCCAGAGTCAAAGGCCACGCCCACCTCCTCTGATGGGGGAGCAAACTCACCCACATCACCCA CATACTCGGCCCCTGGGACCCCCCCTGCCAATCGCACCTCCTTCGTTGGAGTCACCCCCCGAGACCCTGGTGGACTCTACCAAGCCCAG TCTTGGTATCTGGGCAACTGA
- the nfic gene encoding nuclear factor 1 C-type isoform X2 — MITTDGVRWAGVDISFNFPRWRLRFEMDEFHPFIEALLPQVRAFAYTWFNLQARKRKYFKKHEKRMTKEEERAVKDELLGEKAEVKQKWASRLLAKLRKDIRPECREDFVLSITGKKAACCVLSNPDQKGKMRRIDCLRQADKVWRLDLVMVILFKGIPLESTDGERLVKGGQCSNPVLCVQPRHISVSVKELDLYLAYYVQEREAEQSSSPSRTGVGSDQEDSRTATMDGPEFQESFVTSGVFSVTELVHVSRTPVVTGVGPSFSMGELQGHLAYDLNQSANQPVSLRRSLASTSSSGSKRHKSGSMEEEADSPGGEYYHSPSSPASSSRNWTDDMEGGLSPPVKKVELDSPSPQEDSPRLGSFTQHHRPVIAVHSGLSRSPHPSSSIHFPPSSYFPHGAIRYPPHLAQDPLKDLVSLACDPANQSPSSLNGSNQVKVPSHYISSQMLAPPPSPLSRPPESKATPTSSDGGANSPTSPTYSAPGTPPANRTSFVGVTPRDPGGLYQAQSWYLGN; from the exons GATGAGTTCCATCCGTTCATTGAGGCGCTGCTGCCCCAGGTCCGTGCCTTTGCCTACACATGGTTTAACCTCCAGGCCAGGAAGAGGAAGTACTtcaaaaaacatgagaaaaggatgaccaaagaagaagagagagccGTCAAAGACGAGCTGTTGGGGGAGAAGGCCGAG GTGAAGCAGAAGTGGGCCAGCCGCCTTCTGGCCAAGCTCAGAAAGGACATCAGACCTGAATGCAGAGAAGACTTTGTCCTGTCCATCACTGGGAAGAAAGCTGCGTGCTGTGTCCTGTCAAACCCGGACCAGAAAGGCAAAATGAGACGCATAGACTGTCTCCGACAAGCTGACAAG GTGTGGAGGTTGGATCTGGTGATGGTCATCCTGTTCAAAGGAATCCCGTTGGAGAGCACCGACGGCGAGCGGCTGGTGAAGGGAGGCCAGTGCTCCAACCCAGTGCTCTGTGTCCAGCCGCGACACATCTCTGTCTCCGTCAAAGAGCTCGACCTCTACCTCGCTTACTACGTACAGGAGAgag aggcagagcagagcagcagtCCCAGTCGTACAGGAGTGGGTTCGGATCAGGAGGACAGTCGCACCGCCACCATGG ATGGTCCAGAGTTCCAGGAGAGTTTTGTGACTTCAGGAGTTTTCAGTGTCACTGAGCTGGTCCATGTCTCAAGAA ctcCAGTTGTCACAGGAGTAGGACCCAGTTTCTCCATGGGGGAGCTCCAGGGTcatctggcctatgacctcaaCCAGTCTGCCAACCAGCCAGTCAGCCTGAGACGATCACTGGCCAGCACCTCATCCAGCGg GAGTAAGCGTCATAAGTCTGGTTCTATGGAGGAGGAGGCAGACAGTCCAGGAGGGGAGTATTACCACTCACCATCCTCTCCTGCCAGCAGCTCCAGGAACTGGACTGATGACATGGAAGGAG gTCTGTCTCCTCCAGTGAAGAAGGTAGAGCTGGACAGTCCCTCTCCCCAGGAAGACTCACCAAGACTGGGCTCCTTCACTCAGCACCACCGGCCAGTCATAGCTGTTCACAGTG gTCTGTCTCGGAGTCCCCACCCTTCCTCATCTATTCATTTCCCGCCCTCGTCCTACTTCCCCCACGGAGCAATCCGCTACCCTCCTCACCTGGCCCAGGACCCCCTGAAAGATCTGGTCTCATTGGCCTGTGACCCTGCCAATCAAAGCCCCAGCTCG CTGAATGGCAGCAACCAGGTCAAAGTGCCCAGTCACTACATCTCCTCTCAGATGTTGGCCCCTCCCCCGTCCCCCCTCTCCAGGCCTCCAGAGTCAAAGGCCACGCCCACCTCCTCTGATGGGGGAGCAAACTCACCCACATCACCCA CATACTCGGCCCCTGGGACCCCCCCTGCCAATCGCACCTCCTTCGTTGGAGTCACCCCCCGAGACCCTGGTGGACTCTACCAAGCCCAG TCTTGGTATCTGGGCAACTGA